GGGCGGCGCTGTCGTGGATGCGAATGCCCAGCGGTAGGCCGGGTATGGGCGTGCCGCGAATCCCGGTGCTTGCCAGATCGGCTAGAACTTCGTCACGCGTCCCCCCGCCCACATTGACGCGGAGGTCCGTCGGTGCACGTTCAAGGAGGGCTGTGGCGACGGCAGCGGCTGCGTCGCCGAAGGCCTCGATCAACCGCCGGCTATCCGCGTCGGACAGGCTGAACTGCATGCCAAGTGCGGGCACGGGGTCCGCAGCCATCACCAGGGGACTGGCGATGACTGCGGTATCGACGCCGGTCAGTTCGCTCAGGCGCTCATCGAGTCGCCCGGCGCACTTCAGCGCCATGCCCAGTCGACCAAGCGTCGACGTCGGGTTCGGGGCGAGCAGTGTGTCGAGCAGTCGCCAATGCCGCAGGACGAAAAAGACGAGTGTCTGAAGGATCAGTCGATCGCGCTTGCCGAGCTTGCGTTCCGCGCGGAAGGCCTGATGCAGCACCCGATCGCTGGCCTGGCCCTGTTCCCTGATCTGGTCGATGAGCGCCGCGGCGCGCGTCAGTTGTTGCGGAAAGATGCGGCAGTCGGGCAGATCGATGGTCGGCAGTGCGCTACACGGGGCGTTTTGGGGGGCGATGGCATTCATGCGTGCATGATTGCACGAAGCGCGTGCATTTTCCCGTGGAGGCGGTCTGTTAGTATGTGCGGATTGTTCAATTTTCGGCGCAATGGAAAATCAGGTCTATGTCTCAGCCCGTCTCACTCAACTTCGAAGAATCCGGTGGCGGCCTGCCGGTGCTCATCATGCACGGCTTGTTCGGCTCGCTGGCGAATTGGCGTGGAGTTGCCCGGTCGCTGTCGGACACGTACCGGGTCATCAATCTGGATTTGCGCAATCATGGTCGATCCCCCTGGGCACCCGGCCTGAGTTATTCCGACATGGCCGATGACGTGTTGCGGCTCATGGATCGACTGGGTCTGGAGCGTGCCAAGCTGATCGGTCATTCGTTGGGCGGGAAGTTGGCGATGGTCCTGGCCGATCGCGCGCCGGAGCGATTTACCCGAATGGTCGTGGTCGACATCGCACCCAAGGCCTATCCTGCCTGGCACCAGGACGTTTTTGCGGCATTGCGCGCGGTTGATCTGACGGCGATCGAGTCGCGGGACGAAGCGCGCATGCAAATGGCACAGCATGTGTTCGATCCCGAAGTGCGGGCGTTCCTGACCGCAAACCTCATGCATGGACCGGATGCGGGATGGCATTGGCGCTTCAATCTGGAGGAGCTTGCCCGGGCCTATCCCGAAACCTCTCTCATGCCGGTGCTTCACGGTTTTTTCTGCGGCCCCGCGTTGTTCATCCGGGGTGCCGGTTCGGCCTACATCGAGCCGGTTGACGAGCCGTTGATGTCACGTCAGTTTCCCGGCAGTTGCCTGTGTACCCTGCCCCGGGCCAAGCACTGGCCGCATGTGGAAGATCCGCAGGGATTTCTGCAGGCGGTTCGCCGTTTTTTTGTCAGTGGCTGCGATTCGTTTCAGAGCCTCGATCACGCTCTGTGAGCATGTGATGCTCGATCTGTAGGATTATTCCTACACGATTAACCGCTTATTCTGACGGAACTTGCCCCCGTTCACGCTACAACTTGTCACAGATGTTCGTCATGATGGCCTCGTGTTCGGAAACACAGCGGCAGGACGCCGATTTTGTCTGTTCATGGATGATCAGACAGCACTCAATGGATCGATGCCCAAGGATGGGCTGGCCACGGCAGGGATGCCGTGGCCGAACTGCTTTCGGATGAGCAGCGTGACCAGGGATGACTTGTTACCAGGGATGACTTGTTACCAGGGATGACCTGTGACCAGGGATGACCTGTGACCAGGGATGATCAAGGGATCAACGAAGGATTCACACGGAAGTCTTCAGGATGATGCGCAAGGATGCGGCGGCAGGATGCCGACAGGGAAGCGTGTTGTACTGGACAGGATGTCTTGCAGAGGTTCGGGACGAATCTCCTTCGCGCGTGGCCGTAGGATTGCTCGGCTGCGGGCCGCCCAGGGATGGGCAAAACTGATCAGTTCAACCTTTGACTGTGTCCATGACGGGCATGTCAGGATCGAACCATGGAACGGGTTCTTGGCCAGGATGGCCTTTTCTGCTTGATTTCCCCGCCCTATTCACAAAGCAACCGCCGTATTGGGCACTGAAGGGCCGATGTCACCGCTACAGCCCGAATTGTCAGCCGTGATAGACTGCGCGCGCCATGCATACCCAACTTTTTGATTACGACCTGCCCCAGGAGCTCATTGCGCTGCGCCCCGCGGAGCCGAGAGAGTCCGCACGTCTGCTGATTCTGGATGACGACGCCCCCGGTGGCCTGAAAGACGCCTATATTGCCGATTTCCCGGACCTGCTGCGTGCGGGCGACTTGCTTGTGCTGAACGACACCCGGGTTATTCCGGCGCGCGTTTTCGGACAGAAGGAAAGCGGTGGTCGGGTCGAGATCCTGGTCGAACGTCTTGTCGACACCCAGTCCGCGTGGTGCCATGTACGAGCGAGCAAGTCTCCGAAGATGGGTGGGTGTCTGGACATGGAGGGCGGGGTGCGGTTGACGGTCGCTGCTCGCGATGAGGGCCTTTTTCTATTGCAACTGGTGCCGGGAGCCACCGAAACGGATTTTCTGGGCTGGTTGAAACGGGCGGGGCACATGCCGCTGCCGCCGTATATTGATCGTGCCGACGATGCGGCCGATCGCGCCGACTACCAGACGGTTTTCGCGCGCCGGGACGGCGCGGTGGCCGCACCGACGGCCAGCCTGCATCTGACCGCCTCGCTGTTGGCGCAGATCGCGGCGCGTGGCGTGGAAACGACCTTCGTGACCTTGCATGTGGGGGCCGGTACGTTCCAGCCCGTGCGCGTGACCGACATCTCCGCCCACAAGATGCACCGGGAGTGGCTGGATGTCCCCGCGGCGGCGGCGGACGCGATCAAGGCGGCCCGGGCACGGGGCGGCCGGGTCGTGTGCGTGGGAACGACGGCCGTGCGCGCCCTGGAAACGGCTGCGCGCGCCCATCCGGAGGCGGCCGCGCGCCGAGAAGTCGGCGCCTACCAGGGGGATACGTCGCTCTTTCTGTATCCGGGGCAGCCGACCTATGTGGTGGATGCGCTGCTGACCAATTTCCACCTGCCGCAATCGACGCTGTTGATGCTGGTGAGCGCCCTGGCTGGCCGTGAGCGCATGCTGGCGGCCTATGAGCATGCCGTTGCTCACG
The Halothiobacillus diazotrophicus DNA segment above includes these coding regions:
- the queA gene encoding tRNA preQ1(34) S-adenosylmethionine ribosyltransferase-isomerase QueA produces the protein MHTQLFDYDLPQELIALRPAEPRESARLLILDDDAPGGLKDAYIADFPDLLRAGDLLVLNDTRVIPARVFGQKESGGRVEILVERLVDTQSAWCHVRASKSPKMGGCLDMEGGVRLTVAARDEGLFLLQLVPGATETDFLGWLKRAGHMPLPPYIDRADDAADRADYQTVFARRDGAVAAPTASLHLTASLLAQIAARGVETTFVTLHVGAGTFQPVRVTDISAHKMHREWLDVPAAAADAIKAARARGGRVVCVGTTAVRALETAARAHPEAAARREVGAYQGDTSLFLYPGQPTYVVDALLTNFHLPQSTLLMLVSALAGRERMLAAYEHAVAHGYRFFSYGDAVFIPVTSSGHAPDNG
- a CDS encoding alpha/beta fold hydrolase is translated as MSQPVSLNFEESGGGLPVLIMHGLFGSLANWRGVARSLSDTYRVINLDLRNHGRSPWAPGLSYSDMADDVLRLMDRLGLERAKLIGHSLGGKLAMVLADRAPERFTRMVVVDIAPKAYPAWHQDVFAALRAVDLTAIESRDEARMQMAQHVFDPEVRAFLTANLMHGPDAGWHWRFNLEELARAYPETSLMPVLHGFFCGPALFIRGAGSAYIEPVDEPLMSRQFPGSCLCTLPRAKHWPHVEDPQGFLQAVRRFFVSGCDSFQSLDHAL